The following proteins come from a genomic window of Sorghum bicolor cultivar BTx623 chromosome 3, Sorghum_bicolor_NCBIv3, whole genome shotgun sequence:
- the LOC8081322 gene encoding uncharacterized protein LOC8081322 isoform X3 — protein MDLTPEWLEMLGAAMPVQAWKLQEAMPVQAWKRQPASTSWKDQDQDQDQLRYSYMFAAATDSLHRKPPRRTDLAAAATDEDVDLTSSRASMLGVGFLKSAVGLRRHRALRSYRNAGSAWRCSSGSVAGARDHLLELFAVVQDGEFVIEMSTLLINGFSS, from the exons ATGGATTTGACTCCT GAGTGGCTGGAAATGCTCGGAGCAGCAATGCCAGTGCAAGCATGGAAGCTACAAGAAGCAATGCCAGTGCAAGCATGGAAGCGACAACCTGCTTCGACATCTTGGAAGGATCAGGATCAGGATCAGGATCAGTTGCGCTACTCCTATATGTTTGCAGCAGCTACAGACAG CTTACACCGGAAGCCGCCGAGACGTACTGATCTTGCCGCGGCAGCGACAGATGAAGACGTAGACCTGACCTCGTCGCGAGCAAGCATGTTGGGTGTTGGCTTTCTCAAATCTGCGGTTGGACTTCGACGTCATCGAGCACTCAGGAGCTACCGCAACGCGGGCTCGGCGTGGCGATGCTCGAGCGGTTCTGTTGCAGGGGCGCGCGACCACCTGCTCGAGCTGTTCGCTGTGGTCCAGGATGGTGAATTTGTGATAGAGATGTCAACTCTGCTAATTAATGGGTTTTCTTCTTGA